AGAAAAAGCGATACCCACAGGAAATGGTTTGATAAGGGAAATGTGTTCGTTTCTGGTAACGGTAAATTGCTCAAAATCAATGAGGGACTCAAGCTCCCGTCCGACTGTTTCTATAAAGTTATTACAGTGCAGCTGCGTATGAAATCCGATAAGATCTGCCCCCAGCATTCCATCTAAAATTTCTTTTTTCTGGGGACAAATACTAAATGACTCCGCGCTTACCCATGGAATATGCCAGAAAAGACCGACTGTCGCATCAGGCCTTGCATCTTTGATCATTCGTGGTAGCAGCGCAAAATGAAAGTCTTGAATAAAAACAATTGGCTTTTTCAGGTGTTTTATCTCTGACAGTACAGTTTCTGCAAACTTAGCGTTTACTTTTTTATATTGTCCATAATCTTCCTGGCTAAAAATCGGCCGTGTATGCGCCATGAGGCACAGAGGATAGAGTGCTTCATTTGAAAAACCATAGTAATATCCTTTTTCTTCTTCGTCTGTAAGCCATACTCGTTTGAGCGTGTATTTTGGATCATTTGGTGGTACTTGAATAGTATCGCTTTTATCAACAACAAGTCTGTCCGCATCTCCGCTTCCGTGAGCAATCCATGTTCCACCGGTTGCCTGCATGACCGGTTCAATTGCTGTTACCAAACCACTTGCAGGAAGATAATAGTCAATCTTATTGCCATTTTTTGTATGGATGTACGGTTCTCGATTGGAAACAACAACAATTGTCCGGTCTTTGAGAATATCTTTTGTAAATTGTTTCAACCGTTCAGCAGTCCAAGGAGAATCAAGTTTTTCTAAACTTACTCGTGCCTCTTCACTTGCTGCGATTCGTGCCTCGAGAAGACTCCTCTGGATATTTGAAATTTCCTTTGTCAGCGGTTGGAATAATAAAGAATTTGCGAAAAATTTGTTTGTATTACTGTTTCCTGTTCTGGTAGATTTTAATGATTCTGCTAAATTTCTGATTGGTTTAAAGATGAGCCACCGTATTACGAGCAGGACAGCAACAGCAGTAAGAAAGATTTGAATAAAAAGTCGTACCAAATTATTTTGCCATATTTCTGTGAGTCTGCTGTCGATATACCCCGCATGCTGCACAATCATAAGCGCTCCAACGACGCTTTTTTCATCATGGAGAGGAATTGCTAAAAGATATGTTTTGTTATCATTAAAATCAACAAAGTCGCCATTTGCTTTATCTCCATCCATAGCGTCTGTTGCAATCTGCTGGGCCTCGTGTATTTCTTTTGGAAGACTGGAGGACACGGCAATGATATTTCCCTTATGATCATATACCGCGATGCCTCCGAACCGTTCTCTATTGGCAAATTTCTCTACAACAGCCTGAAGAGACTCGTCTGATTTACTGAGAAAATTAGGTTCAACTGTCTCGCGGAAACTTTCCGCAAGAAGGGTAGACCGATATTGTAAATCGGTGGTAAGTCTTTGCTCCTCATTACTTGCTTGATTAATAGTAAAGACAATAACAATTAGACTAACTGTTAAGGCAACTGCTAAAATTGCTGTAATTATCTGTTTCATGGGACTCTATTGTAATCAAGTTGATTCAGTTTTGCTCTGAAAGACAGGTTTTTACAAAGACAACGTCATAAACTAGATTAATTGATAGGACTTGTGAACCCCGTGTGTACCTCTGTGTGGCGATTGTAAGAGAGTTTTAACCTCAAGTGGCATATGCAGACCTTCTGTGGAGTTATGCA
This DNA window, taken from Candidatus Curtissbacteria bacterium, encodes the following:
- a CDS encoding trehalose-6-phosphate synthase; translation: MKQIITAILAVALTVSLIVIVFTINQASNEEQRLTTDLQYRSTLLAESFRETVEPNFLSKSDESLQAVVEKFANRERFGGIAVYDHKGNIIAVSSSLPKEIHEAQQIATDAMDGDKANGDFVDFNDNKTYLLAIPLHDEKSVVGALMIVQHAGYIDSRLTEIWQNNLVRLFIQIFLTAVAVLLVIRWLIFKPIRNLAESLKSTRTGNSNTNKFFANSLLFQPLTKEISNIQRSLLEARIAASEEARVSLEKLDSPWTAERLKQFTKDILKDRTIVVVSNREPYIHTKNGNKIDYYLPASGLVTAIEPVMQATGGTWIAHGSGDADRLVVDKSDTIQVPPNDPKYTLKRVWLTDEEEKGYYYGFSNEALYPLCLMAHTRPIFSQEDYGQYKKVNAKFAETVLSEIKHLKKPIVFIQDFHFALLPRMIKDARPDATVGLFWHIPWVSAESFSICPQKKEILDGMLGADLIGFHTQLHCNNFIETVGRELESLIDFEQFTVTRNEHISLIKPFPVGIAFSNNNEEIAVTEEETQERKKLLKNLGIDTKYIGISVDRLDYTKGILERIKGIELFFIKYPSFREELTFIQIAPPSKSKIKKYQEFAQAVEKEVDRVNSQFRIKNWKPIVLIKKLHTHEELNQYYKIADLCLVTSLHDGMNLVAKEFVAARNDEKGVLILSQFTGASKEFKDALIVNPYSGEQTSETIHTALKMTSSEQTKRMKKLRSSVRNHNIYRWSAEFLKTMVSLE